The Astatotilapia calliptera chromosome 17, fAstCal1.2, whole genome shotgun sequence genome has a segment encoding these proteins:
- the grip1 gene encoding glutamate receptor-interacting protein 1 isoform X12, translated as MERFLALLRLLSRRRRGRRYRADDDYQEGYEDVYYYTSKYNTHLLNEGPYTKHSAGSRPPDGALAIRRQSIPDEFRGCTVVELMKKEGTTLGLTVSGGIDKDGKPRVSNLRQGGIAARSDQLNVGDYIRSVNGINLAKFRHDEIISLLKNVGERVVLEVEYELPPVSVQGSGVMFKNVEVTLHKEGNSFGFVIRGGAHEDRNKSRPIVITTIRPGGPADREGTIKPGDRLLSIDGIRLHGSTLSEAMSILKQCGQEATLLIEYDVSVMDSVATASGPLLVEVAKAAGSSLGVALSTSMFCNKQVIIIDKVKPASIADRCGALHAGDHILSVDGKSMEFCSLAEATQLLSASCQTVRLEILPQHQTRPALNAPQHALSHSFSPGSMSAYSLSSLNMSTLPRNMYPTSPRGTLMRRKGKKKDFKSSLSLASSTVGLAGQVVHTETTEVTLLGDGIMGFGLQLQGGVFATETLSSPPLIAYIDPDSPAERCGILQIGDRILSINGVPTEDSTLEETNQLLRDSSITAQLTLEIEFDVAESVIPSSGTFHVKLPKKPGVELGITISSPSNRKPGDPLIISDIKKGSVAHRTGTLELGDKLLAIDNIRVENCSMEEAVQILQQCEELVKLKIRKDEDNSDEQEVSGSIIYTVELQRYGGPLGITISGTEEPFDPIIISSLSKGGLAERTGAIHVGDRILAINSSSLKGKPLSEAISLLQQAGETVTLKIKKQGELSSPKSCVIGSGLGPGVGPNLENQDGEEEPVVMVAPPTSQRAFSTLPSVDSAVESWDGSNMDSSFTTPAPTFQSSLYSFHEWRSAKTSNSQSSSSTRQRANPLSDLGLNDDDWDRPPLGGFNVGHDGTEPDQEENFWSQALEDLETCGQSGILRELEATIMSGSTLSLNHDPTPLRSTLGRQASFQERSNSRPQVTPRSNTLPSDPQRRAFAMRKMRQEVNDILNQNPVELHKLTLEKATDLEDFGFSVSDGLLDRGVYVNNIRPGGPAERGGLKAYDRILQINHVRTRDFDCCLVVPLIAESPNRLELVISRNPSSSSSSTLMANHTDGTTNSSHPSQPVGSDLGSSELSVGQGEDSGPIKWSQPGDGFGTGIGMGQVTNNSL; from the exons ATGAAGGGCCGTACACGAAACACTCCGCCGGGTCGCGACCTCCAGATGGAGCGCTGGCCATCAGGAGGCAGAGTATACCAG ATGAGTTTCGGGGATGCACGGTGGTGGAGTTGATGAAGAAGGAGGGGACGACGCTCGGGCTGACAGTTTCAGGAGGAATCGACAAAGATGGGAAGCCTCGAGTTTCAAACCTGCGGCAGGGAGGCATCGCGGCCCG GAGTGACCAGCTGAACGTGGGCGACTATATCAGGTCTGTCAACGGCATCAACCTGGCCAAGTTCAGACACGATGAGATCATCAGTCTGCTGAAGAACGTGGGTGAACGGGTCGTCTTGGAGGTCGAGTACGAGCTGCCGCCTGTCT CGGTGCAGGGGTCAGGGGTCATGTTTAAGAATGTGGAAGTCACGCTTCACAAAGAAGGAAACAGCTTTGGTTTCGTCATCAGAG GTGGAGCCCATGAAGACAGGAACAAGTCCCGTCCCATCGTCATTACAACCATCCGGCCAGGCGGCCCAGCAGACCG GGAAGGAACCATCAAGCCAGGTGATCGGTTGTTAAGCATTGATGGGATTCGTCTCCATGGCAGCACACTTTCAGAGGCCATGAGCATCCTGAAGCAGTGTGGACAGGAGGCCACGCTGCTGATTGAGTATGACGTCTCCGTGATGG ACTCTGTTGCCACGGCATCAGGGCCGCTGCTGGTTGAAGTTGCCAAGGCGGCAGGGTCTAGCCTGGGTGTGGCCCTGTCCACCTCCATGTTCTGCAACAAGCAGGTCATCATCATCGACAAGGTCAAACCAGCCAGTATAGCAGACAG gtGTGGTGCTCTTCATGCAGGAGATCATATCCTGTCCGTTGATGGGAAGTCGATGGAGTTTTGTTCCCTGGCTGAAGCCACTCAGCTGCTTTCTGCTTCCTGTCAGACCGTCCGCTTGGAGATCCTGCCACAACACCAGACCCGACCAGCCCTGAACGCACCACAGCACG cGCTCAGCCACTCCTTCTCTCCAGGCTCCATGTCGGCCTATAGCCTCTCCTCCCTCAACATGAGCACCCTGCCCAGGAACATGTATCCCACAAGTCCACGGGGCACACTGATGAGGAGGAAGGGCAAGAAAAAGGACTTTAAGAGCTCCT TGTCCCTGGCGTCCAGCACTGTGGGTCTGGCCGGTCAGGTAGTCCACACGGAAACCACCGAGGTGACGCTGCTTGGCGACGGCATCATGGGGTTTGGCCTGCAACTGCAGGGAGGAGTGTTCGCCACGGAAACGCTGTCATCCCCGCCACTTATTGCCTACATCGACCCCGACAGCCCCGCTGAGAG gTGTGGCATCCTGCAGATCGGTGACAGGATCTTATCCATAAACGGCGTTCCAACCGAAGATTCGACCCTTGAAGAAACCAATCAGCTTCTCAGAGACTCGTCCATCACTGCTCAGCTCACACTGGAAATTGAGTTCGATGtagctg AGTCAGTCATCCCCAGTTCAGGGACGTTCCACGTAAAGCTCCCAAAGAAACCAGGAGTGGAACTGGGAATCACCATCAGCT ctccGTCCAACAGGAAACCAGGTGATCCTTTGATCATCTCGGACATCAAAAAAGGCAGCGTCGCACACAG GACGGGGACGTTGGAGCTGGGAGACAAGCTGCTGGCCATTGATAACATCCGTGTGGAGAACTGCTCCATGGAGGAAGCTGTTCAGATCCTCCAGCAGTGTGAGGAGCTCGTCAAACTGAAGATCCGCAAAGATGAAGACAACTCTG ATGAACAGGAGGTGTCTGGCAGCATCATTTACACAGTGGAGCTTCAACGCTATGGTGGTCCGCTGGGAATCACCATCTCAGGCACCGAGGAGCCCTTCGACCCCATCATCATCTCCTCTCTGAGCAAGGGGGGGCTGGCAGAGAG GACTGGTGCGATCCATGTAGGCGACCGTATTCTTGCGAtcaacagcagcagcctgaaggGGAAACCTCTGAGTGAAGCCATCAGTCTGCTGCAGCAGGCGGGCGAGACGGTCACGTTGAAGATCAAGAAGCAGGGAGAAC TGTCAAGCCCAAAGTCTTGCGTGATTGGTTCGGGTCTGGGGCCAGGAGTGGGGCCTAACCTGGAGAACCAGGATGGGGAGGAGGAGCCTGTTGTCATGGTTGCACCTCCGACAAGCCAGAGAGCATTCAGCACACTGCCGTCCGTGGACAGCGCTGTGGAGTCCTGGGATGGATCCAACATGGACAGCAGCTTCACCACCCCAG CTCCTACTTTTCAGTCGTCACTGTACAGTTTCCACGAGTGGCGCAGCGCCAAGACAAGCAACAGCCAATCATCATCTTCCACTCGCCAGAGAGCCAATCCACTGTCGGATCTGGGTCTGAATGACGATGATTGGGACCGGCCACCTCTCGGAGG GTTTAATGTGGGACATGATGGGACAGAACCAGACCAGGAGGagaacttctggtctcaggctCTGGAGGACTTGGAGACCTGTGGACAGAGCGGCATCCTCAGAGAGCTGGAG GCTACCATCATGTCAGGCTCCACCCTCAGTCTAAACCATGATCCCACCCCTCTGCGGAGCACACTGGGACGCCAGGCGAGTTTCCAGGAGCGCAGCAACTCCAGACCACAA GTGACTCCTCGATCCAACACCTTGCCCTCTGACCCTCAGCGCCGAGCCTTCGCCATGAGGAAGATGAGACAGGAAGTAAATGACATCCTAAaccagaaccctgtggaacttcACAAG CTCACTCTGGAGAAGGCGACAGACCTGGAGGATTTTGGTTTCAGCGTTTCTGATGGATTGCTGGACCGCGGCGTCTATGTTAATAACATCCGACCCGGAGGCCCAGCGGAACGGGGTGGTCTCAAAGCCTATGACCGAATACTACAG aTTAACCATGTGCGGACCAGGGACTTTGACTGCTGCCTTGTAGTTCCCCTGATTGCAGAGTCTCCAAACCGCTTGGAGCTTGTAATCAGCCGAAacccttcctcctcttcctcctctaccCTGATGGCCAATCACACCGATGGCACAACCAACAGCAGCCACCCCTCTCAGCCAGTTGGCAGTGACCTGGGATCCTCAGAGCTCTCTGTTGGCCAGGGAGAGGACAGTGGTCCAATTAAGTGGAGCCAACCAGGAGATGGCTTTGGGACAGGGATTGGGATGGGGCAGGTTACAAACAATTCCTTATAG
- the grip1 gene encoding glutamate receptor-interacting protein 1 isoform X11, giving the protein MIAVSFKCRCQILRRVNKDEFRGCTVVELMKKEGTTLGLTVSGGIDKDGKPRVSNLRQGGIAARSDQLNVGDYIRSVNGINLAKFRHDEIISLLKNVGERVVLEVEYELPPVSVQGSGVMFKNVEVTLHKEGNSFGFVIRGGAHEDRNKSRPIVITTIRPGGPADREGTIKPGDRLLSIDGIRLHGSTLSEAMSILKQCGQEATLLIEYDVSVMDSVATASGPLLVEVAKAAGSSLGVALSTSMFCNKQVIIIDKVKPASIADRCGALHAGDHILSVDGKSMEFCSLAEATQLLSASCQTVRLEILPQHQTRPALNAPQHVKVQRSPRPLPWETGGSAPILPPYHYNTYHPDQSGARSHNRHTNNPPLSHSFSPGSMSAYSLSSLNMSTLPRNMYPTSPRGTLMRRKGKKKDFKSSLSLASSTVGLAGQVVHTETTEVTLLGDGIMGFGLQLQGGVFATETLSSPPLIAYIDPDSPAERCGILQIGDRILSINGVPTEDSTLEETNQLLRDSSITAQLTLEIEFDVAESVIPSSGTFHVKLPKKPGVELGITISSPSNRKPGDPLIISDIKKGSVAHRTGTLELGDKLLAIDNIRVENCSMEEAVQILQQCEELVKLKIRKDEDNSDEQEVSGSIIYTVELQRYGGPLGITISGTEEPFDPIIISSLSKGGLAERTGAIHVGDRILAINSSSLKGKPLSEAISLLQQAGETVTLKIKKQGELSSPKSCVIGSGLGPGVGPNLENQDGEEEPVVMVAPPTSQRAFSTLPSVDSAVESWDGSNMDSSFTTPAPTFQSSLYSFHEWRSAKTSNSQSSSSTRQRANPLSDLGLNDDDWDRPPLGGGCNLPSGLISDSRFNVGHDGTEPDQEENFWSQALEDLETCGQSGILRELEESGKETHLLTLATIMSGSTLSLNHDPTPLRSTLGRQASFQERSNSRPQVTPRSNTLPSDPQRRAFAMRKMRQEVNDILNQNPVELHKLTLEKATDLEDFGFSVSDGLLDRGVYVNNIRPGGPAERGGLKAYDRILQINHVRTRDFDCCLVVPLIAESPNRLELVISRNPSSSSSSTLMANHTDGTTNSSHPSQPVGSDLGSSELSVGQGEDSGPIKWSQPGDGFGTGIGMGQVTNNSL; this is encoded by the exons ATGAGTTTCGGGGATGCACGGTGGTGGAGTTGATGAAGAAGGAGGGGACGACGCTCGGGCTGACAGTTTCAGGAGGAATCGACAAAGATGGGAAGCCTCGAGTTTCAAACCTGCGGCAGGGAGGCATCGCGGCCCG GAGTGACCAGCTGAACGTGGGCGACTATATCAGGTCTGTCAACGGCATCAACCTGGCCAAGTTCAGACACGATGAGATCATCAGTCTGCTGAAGAACGTGGGTGAACGGGTCGTCTTGGAGGTCGAGTACGAGCTGCCGCCTGTCT CGGTGCAGGGGTCAGGGGTCATGTTTAAGAATGTGGAAGTCACGCTTCACAAAGAAGGAAACAGCTTTGGTTTCGTCATCAGAG GTGGAGCCCATGAAGACAGGAACAAGTCCCGTCCCATCGTCATTACAACCATCCGGCCAGGCGGCCCAGCAGACCG GGAAGGAACCATCAAGCCAGGTGATCGGTTGTTAAGCATTGATGGGATTCGTCTCCATGGCAGCACACTTTCAGAGGCCATGAGCATCCTGAAGCAGTGTGGACAGGAGGCCACGCTGCTGATTGAGTATGACGTCTCCGTGATGG ACTCTGTTGCCACGGCATCAGGGCCGCTGCTGGTTGAAGTTGCCAAGGCGGCAGGGTCTAGCCTGGGTGTGGCCCTGTCCACCTCCATGTTCTGCAACAAGCAGGTCATCATCATCGACAAGGTCAAACCAGCCAGTATAGCAGACAG gtGTGGTGCTCTTCATGCAGGAGATCATATCCTGTCCGTTGATGGGAAGTCGATGGAGTTTTGTTCCCTGGCTGAAGCCACTCAGCTGCTTTCTGCTTCCTGTCAGACCGTCCGCTTGGAGATCCTGCCACAACACCAGACCCGACCAGCCCTGAACGCACCACAGCACG tcAAGGTGCAGCGTAGTCCCCGCCCCCTCCCCTGGGAGACCGGAGGCTCTGCCCCTATCCTCCCCCCCTACCACTACAACACGTACCACCCTGACCAATCAGGCGCCAGATCGCACAACCGCCATACAAACAATCCTC cGCTCAGCCACTCCTTCTCTCCAGGCTCCATGTCGGCCTATAGCCTCTCCTCCCTCAACATGAGCACCCTGCCCAGGAACATGTATCCCACAAGTCCACGGGGCACACTGATGAGGAGGAAGGGCAAGAAAAAGGACTTTAAGAGCTCCT TGTCCCTGGCGTCCAGCACTGTGGGTCTGGCCGGTCAGGTAGTCCACACGGAAACCACCGAGGTGACGCTGCTTGGCGACGGCATCATGGGGTTTGGCCTGCAACTGCAGGGAGGAGTGTTCGCCACGGAAACGCTGTCATCCCCGCCACTTATTGCCTACATCGACCCCGACAGCCCCGCTGAGAG gTGTGGCATCCTGCAGATCGGTGACAGGATCTTATCCATAAACGGCGTTCCAACCGAAGATTCGACCCTTGAAGAAACCAATCAGCTTCTCAGAGACTCGTCCATCACTGCTCAGCTCACACTGGAAATTGAGTTCGATGtagctg AGTCAGTCATCCCCAGTTCAGGGACGTTCCACGTAAAGCTCCCAAAGAAACCAGGAGTGGAACTGGGAATCACCATCAGCT ctccGTCCAACAGGAAACCAGGTGATCCTTTGATCATCTCGGACATCAAAAAAGGCAGCGTCGCACACAG GACGGGGACGTTGGAGCTGGGAGACAAGCTGCTGGCCATTGATAACATCCGTGTGGAGAACTGCTCCATGGAGGAAGCTGTTCAGATCCTCCAGCAGTGTGAGGAGCTCGTCAAACTGAAGATCCGCAAAGATGAAGACAACTCTG ATGAACAGGAGGTGTCTGGCAGCATCATTTACACAGTGGAGCTTCAACGCTATGGTGGTCCGCTGGGAATCACCATCTCAGGCACCGAGGAGCCCTTCGACCCCATCATCATCTCCTCTCTGAGCAAGGGGGGGCTGGCAGAGAG GACTGGTGCGATCCATGTAGGCGACCGTATTCTTGCGAtcaacagcagcagcctgaaggGGAAACCTCTGAGTGAAGCCATCAGTCTGCTGCAGCAGGCGGGCGAGACGGTCACGTTGAAGATCAAGAAGCAGGGAGAAC TGTCAAGCCCAAAGTCTTGCGTGATTGGTTCGGGTCTGGGGCCAGGAGTGGGGCCTAACCTGGAGAACCAGGATGGGGAGGAGGAGCCTGTTGTCATGGTTGCACCTCCGACAAGCCAGAGAGCATTCAGCACACTGCCGTCCGTGGACAGCGCTGTGGAGTCCTGGGATGGATCCAACATGGACAGCAGCTTCACCACCCCAG CTCCTACTTTTCAGTCGTCACTGTACAGTTTCCACGAGTGGCGCAGCGCCAAGACAAGCAACAGCCAATCATCATCTTCCACTCGCCAGAGAGCCAATCCACTGTCGGATCTGGGTCTGAATGACGATGATTGGGACCGGCCACCTCTCGGAGG AGGCTGTAATCTGCCCAGCGGTCTAATCTCTGACAGCAG GTTTAATGTGGGACATGATGGGACAGAACCAGACCAGGAGGagaacttctggtctcaggctCTGGAGGACTTGGAGACCTGTGGACAGAGCGGCATCCTCAGAGAGCTGGAG GAGTCTGGAAAGGAGACACACCTCCTCACTCTG GCTACCATCATGTCAGGCTCCACCCTCAGTCTAAACCATGATCCCACCCCTCTGCGGAGCACACTGGGACGCCAGGCGAGTTTCCAGGAGCGCAGCAACTCCAGACCACAA GTGACTCCTCGATCCAACACCTTGCCCTCTGACCCTCAGCGCCGAGCCTTCGCCATGAGGAAGATGAGACAGGAAGTAAATGACATCCTAAaccagaaccctgtggaacttcACAAG CTCACTCTGGAGAAGGCGACAGACCTGGAGGATTTTGGTTTCAGCGTTTCTGATGGATTGCTGGACCGCGGCGTCTATGTTAATAACATCCGACCCGGAGGCCCAGCGGAACGGGGTGGTCTCAAAGCCTATGACCGAATACTACAG aTTAACCATGTGCGGACCAGGGACTTTGACTGCTGCCTTGTAGTTCCCCTGATTGCAGAGTCTCCAAACCGCTTGGAGCTTGTAATCAGCCGAAacccttcctcctcttcctcctctaccCTGATGGCCAATCACACCGATGGCACAACCAACAGCAGCCACCCCTCTCAGCCAGTTGGCAGTGACCTGGGATCCTCAGAGCTCTCTGTTGGCCAGGGAGAGGACAGTGGTCCAATTAAGTGGAGCCAACCAGGAGATGGCTTTGGGACAGGGATTGGGATGGGGCAGGTTACAAACAATTCCTTATAG
- the grip1 gene encoding glutamate receptor-interacting protein 1 isoform X6: MIAVSFKCRCQILRRVNKDEGPYTKHSAGSRPPDGALAIRRQSIPDEFRGCTVVELMKKEGTTLGLTVSGGIDKDGKPRVSNLRQGGIAARSDQLNVGDYIRSVNGINLAKFRHDEIISLLKNVGERVVLEVEYELPPVSVQGSGVMFKNVEVTLHKEGNSFGFVIRGGAHEDRNKSRPIVITTIRPGGPADREGTIKPGDRLLSIDGIRLHGSTLSEAMSILKQCGQEATLLIEYDVSVMDSVATASGPLLVEVAKAAGSSLGVALSTSMFCNKQVIIIDKVKPASIADRCGALHAGDHILSVDGKSMEFCSLAEATQLLSASCQTVRLEILPQHQTRPALNAPQHVKVQRSPRPLPWETGGSAPILPPYHYNTYHPDQSGARSHNRHTNNPPLSHSFSPGSMSAYSLSSLNMSTLPRNMYPTSPRGTLMRRKGKKKDFKSSLSLASSTVGLAGQVVHTETTEVTLLGDGIMGFGLQLQGGVFATETLSSPPLIAYIDPDSPAERCGILQIGDRILSINGVPTEDSTLEETNQLLRDSSITAQLTLEIEFDVAESVIPSSGTFHVKLPKKPGVELGITISSPSNRKPGDPLIISDIKKGSVAHRTGTLELGDKLLAIDNIRVENCSMEEAVQILQQCEELVKLKIRKDEDNSDEQEVSGSIIYTVELQRYGGPLGITISGTEEPFDPIIISSLSKGGLAERTGAIHVGDRILAINSSSLKGKPLSEAISLLQQAGETVTLKIKKQGELSSPKSCVIGSGLGPGVGPNLENQDGEEEPVVMVAPPTSQRAFSTLPSVDSAVESWDGSNMDSSFTTPAPTFQSSLYSFHEWRSAKTSNSQSSSSTRQRANPLSDLGLNDDDWDRPPLGGGCNLPSGLISDSRFNVGHDGTEPDQEENFWSQALEDLETCGQSGILRELEESGKETHLLTLATIMSGSTLSLNHDPTPLRSTLGRQASFQERSNSRPQVTPRSNTLPSDPQRRAFAMRKMRQEVNDILNQNPVELHKLTLEKATDLEDFGFSVSDGLLDRGVYVNNIRPGGPAERGGLKAYDRILQINHVRTRDFDCCLVVPLIAESPNRLELVISRNPSSSSSSTLMANHTDGTTNSSHPSQPVGSDLGSSELSVGQGEDSGPIKWSQPGDGFGTGIGMGQVTNNSL; this comes from the exons ATGAAGGGCCGTACACGAAACACTCCGCCGGGTCGCGACCTCCAGATGGAGCGCTGGCCATCAGGAGGCAGAGTATACCAG ATGAGTTTCGGGGATGCACGGTGGTGGAGTTGATGAAGAAGGAGGGGACGACGCTCGGGCTGACAGTTTCAGGAGGAATCGACAAAGATGGGAAGCCTCGAGTTTCAAACCTGCGGCAGGGAGGCATCGCGGCCCG GAGTGACCAGCTGAACGTGGGCGACTATATCAGGTCTGTCAACGGCATCAACCTGGCCAAGTTCAGACACGATGAGATCATCAGTCTGCTGAAGAACGTGGGTGAACGGGTCGTCTTGGAGGTCGAGTACGAGCTGCCGCCTGTCT CGGTGCAGGGGTCAGGGGTCATGTTTAAGAATGTGGAAGTCACGCTTCACAAAGAAGGAAACAGCTTTGGTTTCGTCATCAGAG GTGGAGCCCATGAAGACAGGAACAAGTCCCGTCCCATCGTCATTACAACCATCCGGCCAGGCGGCCCAGCAGACCG GGAAGGAACCATCAAGCCAGGTGATCGGTTGTTAAGCATTGATGGGATTCGTCTCCATGGCAGCACACTTTCAGAGGCCATGAGCATCCTGAAGCAGTGTGGACAGGAGGCCACGCTGCTGATTGAGTATGACGTCTCCGTGATGG ACTCTGTTGCCACGGCATCAGGGCCGCTGCTGGTTGAAGTTGCCAAGGCGGCAGGGTCTAGCCTGGGTGTGGCCCTGTCCACCTCCATGTTCTGCAACAAGCAGGTCATCATCATCGACAAGGTCAAACCAGCCAGTATAGCAGACAG gtGTGGTGCTCTTCATGCAGGAGATCATATCCTGTCCGTTGATGGGAAGTCGATGGAGTTTTGTTCCCTGGCTGAAGCCACTCAGCTGCTTTCTGCTTCCTGTCAGACCGTCCGCTTGGAGATCCTGCCACAACACCAGACCCGACCAGCCCTGAACGCACCACAGCACG tcAAGGTGCAGCGTAGTCCCCGCCCCCTCCCCTGGGAGACCGGAGGCTCTGCCCCTATCCTCCCCCCCTACCACTACAACACGTACCACCCTGACCAATCAGGCGCCAGATCGCACAACCGCCATACAAACAATCCTC cGCTCAGCCACTCCTTCTCTCCAGGCTCCATGTCGGCCTATAGCCTCTCCTCCCTCAACATGAGCACCCTGCCCAGGAACATGTATCCCACAAGTCCACGGGGCACACTGATGAGGAGGAAGGGCAAGAAAAAGGACTTTAAGAGCTCCT TGTCCCTGGCGTCCAGCACTGTGGGTCTGGCCGGTCAGGTAGTCCACACGGAAACCACCGAGGTGACGCTGCTTGGCGACGGCATCATGGGGTTTGGCCTGCAACTGCAGGGAGGAGTGTTCGCCACGGAAACGCTGTCATCCCCGCCACTTATTGCCTACATCGACCCCGACAGCCCCGCTGAGAG gTGTGGCATCCTGCAGATCGGTGACAGGATCTTATCCATAAACGGCGTTCCAACCGAAGATTCGACCCTTGAAGAAACCAATCAGCTTCTCAGAGACTCGTCCATCACTGCTCAGCTCACACTGGAAATTGAGTTCGATGtagctg AGTCAGTCATCCCCAGTTCAGGGACGTTCCACGTAAAGCTCCCAAAGAAACCAGGAGTGGAACTGGGAATCACCATCAGCT ctccGTCCAACAGGAAACCAGGTGATCCTTTGATCATCTCGGACATCAAAAAAGGCAGCGTCGCACACAG GACGGGGACGTTGGAGCTGGGAGACAAGCTGCTGGCCATTGATAACATCCGTGTGGAGAACTGCTCCATGGAGGAAGCTGTTCAGATCCTCCAGCAGTGTGAGGAGCTCGTCAAACTGAAGATCCGCAAAGATGAAGACAACTCTG ATGAACAGGAGGTGTCTGGCAGCATCATTTACACAGTGGAGCTTCAACGCTATGGTGGTCCGCTGGGAATCACCATCTCAGGCACCGAGGAGCCCTTCGACCCCATCATCATCTCCTCTCTGAGCAAGGGGGGGCTGGCAGAGAG GACTGGTGCGATCCATGTAGGCGACCGTATTCTTGCGAtcaacagcagcagcctgaaggGGAAACCTCTGAGTGAAGCCATCAGTCTGCTGCAGCAGGCGGGCGAGACGGTCACGTTGAAGATCAAGAAGCAGGGAGAAC TGTCAAGCCCAAAGTCTTGCGTGATTGGTTCGGGTCTGGGGCCAGGAGTGGGGCCTAACCTGGAGAACCAGGATGGGGAGGAGGAGCCTGTTGTCATGGTTGCACCTCCGACAAGCCAGAGAGCATTCAGCACACTGCCGTCCGTGGACAGCGCTGTGGAGTCCTGGGATGGATCCAACATGGACAGCAGCTTCACCACCCCAG CTCCTACTTTTCAGTCGTCACTGTACAGTTTCCACGAGTGGCGCAGCGCCAAGACAAGCAACAGCCAATCATCATCTTCCACTCGCCAGAGAGCCAATCCACTGTCGGATCTGGGTCTGAATGACGATGATTGGGACCGGCCACCTCTCGGAGG AGGCTGTAATCTGCCCAGCGGTCTAATCTCTGACAGCAG GTTTAATGTGGGACATGATGGGACAGAACCAGACCAGGAGGagaacttctggtctcaggctCTGGAGGACTTGGAGACCTGTGGACAGAGCGGCATCCTCAGAGAGCTGGAG GAGTCTGGAAAGGAGACACACCTCCTCACTCTG GCTACCATCATGTCAGGCTCCACCCTCAGTCTAAACCATGATCCCACCCCTCTGCGGAGCACACTGGGACGCCAGGCGAGTTTCCAGGAGCGCAGCAACTCCAGACCACAA GTGACTCCTCGATCCAACACCTTGCCCTCTGACCCTCAGCGCCGAGCCTTCGCCATGAGGAAGATGAGACAGGAAGTAAATGACATCCTAAaccagaaccctgtggaacttcACAAG CTCACTCTGGAGAAGGCGACAGACCTGGAGGATTTTGGTTTCAGCGTTTCTGATGGATTGCTGGACCGCGGCGTCTATGTTAATAACATCCGACCCGGAGGCCCAGCGGAACGGGGTGGTCTCAAAGCCTATGACCGAATACTACAG aTTAACCATGTGCGGACCAGGGACTTTGACTGCTGCCTTGTAGTTCCCCTGATTGCAGAGTCTCCAAACCGCTTGGAGCTTGTAATCAGCCGAAacccttcctcctcttcctcctctaccCTGATGGCCAATCACACCGATGGCACAACCAACAGCAGCCACCCCTCTCAGCCAGTTGGCAGTGACCTGGGATCCTCAGAGCTCTCTGTTGGCCAGGGAGAGGACAGTGGTCCAATTAAGTGGAGCCAACCAGGAGATGGCTTTGGGACAGGGATTGGGATGGGGCAGGTTACAAACAATTCCTTATAG